A window of Halobellus sp. LT62 contains these coding sequences:
- a CDS encoding ABC transporter ATP-binding protein, whose product MDTAVHLDGITKRFPGVVANDDVDLAVERGTVHALLGENGAGKTTLMNVLYGFYDPTAGRVLVDDAERSFDSPRDAIDAGIGMIHQHFMLVDPMTVTENITLGNEPKKWGGLAIDREAARAAVVDLSERYGFDVDPDARIEDVSVGEQQRVEILKALYRGADILILDEPTAVLTPQEVEELFEVLEELTAQGKTIIFITHKLGEAMRAADEITVLRDGRNVGTVVADETTREGLAELMVGREVLLDVDKPPAETGDVVAAASDIVVEDERGVRAVDGVGFEVRAGEVFGIAGVDGNGQSELIEALTGLESPDGGRIEFLGRDVTDDSRRSRIDAGMAYIPEDRQDRGLVMDFDLVENALLGSQHTAEFGPNGRIDWPHTREHAEEIIDEYDVRPPNADSISESLSGGNQQKFIVGREFERDPKLVVAAHPTRGVDVGSIEFIHERLLELRKEGVAILLVSSKLEEVQGLSDRLAVMYEGEFMDVVDPSATTEEELGLLMAGERPEPADPATTETEQDVEASAGGERA is encoded by the coding sequence ATGGATACAGCCGTCCACCTCGACGGGATCACCAAACGGTTCCCGGGTGTCGTCGCCAACGACGACGTGGACCTCGCCGTCGAGCGCGGGACTGTACACGCTCTCCTCGGTGAGAACGGTGCGGGAAAGACGACGCTGATGAACGTTCTCTACGGTTTCTACGATCCGACTGCTGGCCGCGTGCTCGTCGATGACGCGGAGCGATCGTTCGATTCGCCACGCGACGCGATCGACGCCGGGATCGGGATGATCCACCAGCACTTTATGCTGGTCGATCCGATGACGGTCACCGAGAACATCACGCTCGGCAACGAGCCGAAAAAGTGGGGCGGACTCGCGATCGATCGAGAGGCCGCCAGAGCGGCCGTCGTCGACCTCTCGGAACGCTACGGGTTCGACGTCGACCCCGACGCCCGGATCGAGGACGTCTCCGTCGGCGAACAACAGCGCGTCGAGATCCTGAAGGCGCTCTACCGCGGTGCGGATATCCTCATTTTGGACGAACCGACGGCCGTGCTGACGCCCCAAGAGGTCGAAGAGCTGTTCGAGGTGCTCGAAGAGCTGACCGCGCAGGGCAAGACGATCATCTTCATCACGCACAAGCTCGGCGAGGCGATGCGCGCGGCCGACGAGATCACGGTGCTCCGCGACGGCCGCAACGTCGGCACCGTCGTCGCCGACGAGACGACACGCGAGGGCCTCGCGGAACTGATGGTCGGCCGCGAGGTGCTCTTAGACGTCGACAAGCCGCCGGCTGAAACGGGTGACGTCGTCGCCGCCGCCTCCGACATCGTCGTCGAGGACGAGCGCGGAGTTCGCGCCGTCGACGGCGTCGGTTTCGAGGTGAGAGCGGGAGAAGTGTTCGGCATCGCGGGCGTCGACGGCAACGGGCAATCGGAGCTCATCGAAGCCCTGACAGGCCTCGAGAGCCCGGACGGCGGCCGGATCGAGTTCCTCGGCCGGGACGTCACCGACGACTCGCGGCGGAGCCGGATCGACGCCGGAATGGCGTACATCCCCGAGGACAGACAGGACCGCGGTCTCGTGATGGACTTCGACCTCGTCGAGAACGCGCTCCTCGGGAGCCAACACACCGCCGAGTTCGGCCCGAACGGTCGGATCGACTGGCCCCACACGCGAGAACACGCCGAGGAGATCATCGACGAGTACGACGTCCGCCCCCCGAACGCCGATTCGATTTCGGAATCGCTCTCGGGCGGCAATCAGCAGAAGTTCATCGTCGGCCGCGAGTTCGAGCGCGACCCGAAACTCGTCGTCGCGGCGCACCCGACCCGCGGCGTCGACGTCGGCTCGATCGAATTCATCCACGAGCGCCTGTTGGAACTCCGGAAGGAGGGCGTCGCGATCCTGCTCGTCTCCTCGAAACTCGAAGAGGTGCAGGGGCTGTCCGATCGGCTCGCCGTGATGTACGAGGGCGAGTTTATGGACGTCGTCGACCCGTCGGCGACGACCGAAGAGGAACTCGGCCTGTTGATGGCCGGCGAACGCCCCGAACCGGCGGATCCGGCGACGACCGAGACGGAACAGGACGTCGAGG
- a CDS encoding BMP family lipoprotein has product MDRRTFVKATGVAGIAGLAGCSGGPSGGDGGDSSGDSGGDSDSGGSETEQTTTEGESGPAANIGMVYATGGLGDGSFNDQAQQGALQAEEELDISFNEAQPDEVSQFSSFQQQFAQSTDPNYDLVCCIGFLQTDALTENAESYPDQDFMLVDSVVEASNVDNYVFAEHEGSYLAGLMASLLTTRDFSAGAGSTEGDSTNLGFVGGVESDLIQKFEAGFVAGAQAGSDDVDVSTNYTGSFNDPAAGKEAATAMYNSGADIVYHAAGNTGTGVFQAAQEQGKFAIGVDRDQSVTKPSYSDVILASMSKRVDTAVYNSIESVVEGNFEGGDIITLGLEQNGVELVWGDELGSEIPDDVTEEVATAREDIIAGDIDVPDSPE; this is encoded by the coding sequence ATGGATAGACGTACATTCGTGAAGGCGACTGGTGTGGCGGGAATTGCCGGATTGGCGGGCTGCAGTGGGGGGCCCTCCGGTGGCGACGGCGGCGACAGCTCCGGAGATTCCGGCGGCGACAGCGACTCCGGCGGCTCCGAGACAGAGCAGACGACGACCGAGGGGGAAAGCGGCCCGGCGGCCAACATCGGGATGGTCTACGCGACGGGCGGCCTCGGCGACGGGTCGTTCAACGACCAAGCCCAGCAGGGTGCGCTGCAGGCCGAAGAAGAGCTCGACATCTCCTTCAACGAGGCTCAGCCCGACGAGGTCTCGCAGTTCAGTTCGTTCCAGCAGCAGTTCGCGCAGTCGACGGATCCGAACTACGATCTCGTCTGCTGCATCGGCTTCCTGCAGACGGACGCGCTGACGGAAAACGCCGAGTCCTACCCCGATCAGGACTTCATGCTCGTCGACTCCGTCGTCGAAGCCTCGAACGTCGACAACTACGTGTTCGCCGAGCACGAGGGGTCGTACCTCGCCGGCCTGATGGCCAGCCTGCTCACGACGCGGGACTTCTCGGCCGGTGCCGGGTCGACCGAGGGCGACTCGACGAACCTCGGGTTCGTCGGCGGCGTCGAGTCCGATCTGATCCAGAAGTTCGAGGCCGGGTTCGTCGCGGGCGCACAGGCCGGCAGCGACGACGTCGACGTCAGTACGAACTACACGGGAAGCTTCAACGACCCCGCGGCGGGGAAAGAGGCCGCCACGGCGATGTACAACAGCGGCGCTGACATCGTCTACCACGCGGCCGGAAACACCGGCACGGGCGTCTTCCAAGCCGCCCAAGAGCAGGGCAAGTTCGCGATCGGCGTCGACCGCGACCAGTCGGTCACGAAGCCCTCCTACAGCGACGTCATCCTCGCGAGTATGTCCAAACGCGTCGACACGGCCGTCTACAACTCCATCGAGTCGGTCGTCGAGGGTAACTTCGAGGGCGGTGACATCATCACCCTCGGACTCGAACAGAACGGGGTCGAACTCGTTTGGGGCGACGAGCTCGGTTCGGAGATCCCCGACGACGTCACCGAGGAAGTCGCGACCGCACGCGAGGACATCATCGCGGGCGACATCGACGTTCCCGACTCGCCCGAGTAA
- a CDS encoding phosphopentomutase/phosphoglucosamine mutase, producing the protein MELFGTAGIRGSARERVTPELALSVGRAVATDAVEAAGTEGTVDSDPDAAVVVGRDGRTTGPALAAAVEAGVESAGADVRRVGAVPTPALAFASQGRFGVMLTASHNPPTDNGIKVFVDGEEYDRERERGVETRVDAGQRPTEWDEWGGSESLDVLSPYRAAVVDYAESFGADATGLDVAVDLGNGMGALGTPQTLRELGARVVTLNGQVDGHFPGRESKPTPESLSDLRAFVADGAFDFGIGHDGDADRIVIVDADGDVVHEDTVVAILASHFVRASEADDPVVVTTPNASGRIDERVRDAGGRVERVRLGALHEGIASARASGGDVVFAAEPWKHIHPAHGGWIDGIASAAVLTRLVAAEGLDGLREPVTERPYRKVSVDCPDGRKPDVMTRLETSLPEAYPEASVDTEYGVRLEFEGGSWTLVRPSGTEPYVRVYAEADDVDAFVADVSEVVEAAVEDAEH; encoded by the coding sequence ATGGAACTCTTCGGGACCGCCGGGATTCGCGGCTCCGCGCGAGAGCGGGTGACGCCGGAGCTCGCCCTCTCTGTCGGGCGCGCGGTCGCCACTGACGCGGTCGAAGCGGCGGGAACGGAAGGCACGGTGGACAGTGACCCCGACGCGGCGGTCGTGGTCGGTCGCGACGGGCGAACGACCGGACCGGCGCTCGCGGCGGCCGTGGAGGCGGGCGTCGAGTCGGCGGGCGCGGACGTTCGGCGCGTCGGCGCGGTACCGACCCCCGCGCTGGCGTTCGCCTCGCAGGGGCGATTCGGCGTGATGCTGACGGCCTCGCACAACCCGCCGACCGACAACGGGATCAAGGTGTTCGTCGACGGCGAGGAGTACGACCGCGAGCGAGAGCGGGGCGTCGAAACCCGCGTCGACGCCGGACAGCGACCGACCGAGTGGGACGAGTGGGGCGGGTCGGAGTCGCTCGATGTCCTCTCGCCGTACCGCGCGGCCGTCGTCGACTACGCCGAATCGTTCGGCGCGGACGCGACGGGACTGGACGTCGCGGTCGACTTGGGGAACGGAATGGGCGCGCTCGGCACGCCGCAGACGCTCCGCGAACTCGGTGCGCGCGTGGTCACCCTCAACGGCCAAGTCGACGGCCACTTCCCCGGCCGGGAGTCGAAACCGACGCCCGAGTCGCTCTCGGATCTGCGGGCCTTCGTCGCGGACGGAGCCTTCGACTTCGGGATCGGTCACGACGGCGACGCCGACCGGATCGTGATCGTCGACGCCGACGGCGATGTCGTCCACGAGGACACCGTCGTCGCAATCCTGGCCTCACACTTCGTGCGCGCGTCCGAGGCGGACGATCCGGTGGTCGTGACGACGCCGAACGCCTCGGGTCGGATCGACGAGCGCGTTCGCGACGCGGGCGGGCGCGTCGAGCGCGTTCGCCTCGGGGCGCTGCACGAGGGAATCGCCTCGGCCCGAGCGAGCGGCGGCGACGTGGTCTTCGCCGCGGAGCCGTGGAAACACATCCACCCCGCACACGGCGGCTGGATCGACGGTATCGCCTCGGCGGCCGTGCTGACGCGACTCGTCGCAGCGGAGGGACTCGACGGGCTTCGAGAGCCGGTCACCGAACGCCCGTACCGGAAAGTGAGCGTCGACTGCCCGGACGGTCGGAAGCCTGACGTGATGACGCGGCTGGAAACGTCGCTTCCGGAGGCCTATCCGGAGGCGAGCGTCGACACCGAGTACGGCGTCCGACTGGAGTTCGAGGGCGGGTCGTGGACGCTCGTTCGACCCTCCGGGACGGAACCGTACGTCCGCGTGTACGCCGAGGCCGACGACGTCGACGCGTTCGTCGCCGACGTCTCGGAGGTCGTCGAAGCGGCCGTCGAGGACGCAGAGCACTGA
- a CDS encoding sensor histidine kinase encodes MSRADDSSTVGALPALGITLIYAVVSGGWIAFSDRLLASMVSDPGLYTQLQTGKGWAFVAASSALMYFLISRREAELAEQNSQLERALQQISILHRILRHNLRNSCNVINGNLGLLREREGIEDDRSAEAIETHVDELVRLSEKSHLLRDIVLDGVGSVNTIDLSSLLRERIRAFEADHPDVVVDADLPEKCPVRAHNRLAYGIDELFENAVKHNDSAQPKVWVSIRSDVDETVDLDIADNGPGVPEIEREVVEKGEEKPLFHSQGIGLWVARAAVVESGGEIRFVDNEPRGSIARITLPKASRT; translated from the coding sequence ATGTCCCGTGCCGACGACTCGTCAACCGTCGGGGCGTTGCCGGCACTCGGGATCACGCTGATCTACGCCGTCGTGAGCGGTGGATGGATCGCTTTTTCGGACCGCCTGTTGGCGTCGATGGTCTCTGATCCCGGTCTGTACACGCAGTTGCAGACCGGGAAAGGGTGGGCGTTCGTCGCCGCCTCGTCGGCGTTGATGTACTTTCTCATCTCCCGACGAGAGGCCGAATTGGCCGAGCAGAACAGCCAGTTAGAGCGGGCGCTCCAGCAAATTTCGATCCTCCACCGGATTCTCCGGCACAACCTCCGGAACTCGTGTAACGTCATCAACGGGAACTTGGGACTGCTGCGGGAGCGCGAGGGCATCGAAGACGACCGATCCGCCGAGGCGATCGAGACGCACGTCGACGAGTTAGTCCGACTGAGCGAGAAATCCCACCTACTCCGAGATATCGTTCTCGACGGTGTCGGTTCAGTCAACACGATCGATCTGTCCTCGCTCCTTCGAGAGCGGATCAGAGCCTTCGAAGCCGATCATCCGGACGTCGTCGTCGACGCTGATCTGCCGGAAAAATGCCCCGTTCGAGCGCACAACCGCCTCGCGTACGGCATCGACGAACTGTTCGAGAACGCCGTCAAGCACAACGACTCGGCGCAACCGAAAGTCTGGGTGTCGATCCGTTCTGATGTCGACGAAACAGTCGACCTCGATATCGCCGACAACGGCCCCGGCGTTCCGGAAATCGAACGTGAGGTCGTCGAAAAGGGGGAAGAAAAGCCGCTGTTTCACTCCCAAGGGATCGGCCTCTGGGTCGCGCGAGCGGCCGTCGTCGAATCCGGCGGCGAGATCCGGTTCGTGGACAACGAACCGCGGGGATCCATCGCGCGGATCACGCTCCCGAAGGCGTCGCGGACCTGA
- a CDS encoding PKD domain-containing protein, translated as MNDTVHGYLRQSIAALVALTIVLSVFGPVGTVAADPSVSIEQTADNTTVNSGDTVTITTTLTTEDVNGPLVELEFPDGWEGTVTDSDGGTASPQDNTGNALPSNSPSVLWLSSGTYEVTTELQVPEDAAPGEYAISATGSGVDPTDDDAVANEDDEIASTETTITVEDPDQNEDPSASFTASPSSPEAGETVSFDASGSSDADGSIASYAWDFGDGETDSGESPTHEYDSAGDYTVELTVTDDDGATDTTTQTVSVSAPPQPDPASFQLSALDIESPVEQGSDAEVTATVENVGDESGTQTVALDVDGSEVDSQSVTLDGDASQQVSFDVDTSGLSVGDHDVTLSTDDDSATGTLAVTEQPPENQDPTAAFSSSPADPETGETVTFDASASTDSDGSIASYEWDFGDGETATGETATNAYDSAGDYTVELTVTDDDGATDTVTETVTVSEPSEPEPGLSTAVSLSPDDELVAVNGSTTFDVVVENADGGVGAYSLGVSVDDTSTATISEMSADGPLSDVQVAGDGSSASADVALLDTDDTGSVTVATVTVDGESDGATDLALDVSSLGTESGEPYEVTETNGASLSVSELVVGASEQPAQDPDNDGVYEDVNGDGTVDELDVQLLFAERDSGVVQDSSDAFDFNGDGEFDILDVQTLYYEEVA; from the coding sequence ATGAACGACACAGTACACGGATATCTCAGACAGTCGATCGCGGCGCTCGTCGCGCTCACGATCGTCCTCTCGGTCTTCGGACCAGTTGGGACGGTGGCGGCCGATCCGAGTGTCTCGATCGAGCAGACAGCAGACAACACGACGGTCAATTCCGGCGATACGGTGACCATCACGACGACGCTGACAACGGAGGACGTTAACGGTCCGCTCGTCGAGTTGGAGTTCCCGGACGGTTGGGAAGGCACGGTGACTGACTCGGACGGTGGAACTGCGAGTCCGCAGGACAATACTGGCAACGCTCTTCCGTCGAACTCCCCGTCGGTCCTGTGGCTCAGTTCGGGGACCTACGAGGTCACGACCGAGCTACAGGTGCCGGAAGACGCGGCCCCCGGCGAGTACGCGATCTCGGCGACGGGATCCGGCGTGGACCCGACCGACGATGACGCCGTCGCGAACGAGGACGACGAGATAGCTTCAACAGAGACGACCATCACCGTCGAAGATCCTGACCAGAATGAGGATCCCTCGGCGTCCTTCACCGCGAGTCCGTCCTCGCCCGAAGCGGGTGAGACGGTCTCCTTCGACGCGTCCGGATCCAGTGACGCGGACGGCTCGATCGCCTCCTACGCGTGGGACTTCGGCGACGGCGAGACCGACAGCGGTGAGTCGCCGACACACGAATACGACTCGGCAGGTGACTACACGGTCGAACTGACCGTCACCGACGACGACGGCGCGACCGACACGACGACGCAGACCGTCTCCGTGAGCGCGCCGCCGCAGCCTGATCCGGCGAGCTTCCAGCTCTCGGCACTCGATATCGAGTCGCCGGTCGAGCAGGGGAGCGACGCCGAAGTGACCGCGACAGTCGAGAACGTCGGCGACGAGTCCGGCACGCAAACGGTCGCGCTCGACGTCGACGGCAGCGAAGTCGACAGTCAGTCCGTCACGCTCGACGGCGACGCGAGCCAGCAGGTGAGCTTCGACGTCGATACCAGCGGTCTCTCGGTGGGCGATCACGACGTGACGCTCTCGACCGACGACGACAGCGCGACCGGCACGCTCGCCGTGACCGAGCAGCCCCCGGAGAATCAGGATCCCACGGCGGCGTTCAGTTCGTCACCCGCGGACCCGGAAACGGGTGAGACGGTGACGTTCGACGCCTCGGCGTCGACGGATTCCGACGGCTCGATCGCGAGCTACGAGTGGGACTTCGGCGACGGTGAAACGGCTACCGGTGAGACAGCCACGAACGCGTACGACTCGGCAGGTGACTACACGGTCGAACTGACCGTCACCGACGACGACGGCGCGACCGACACGGTCACCGAGACCGTGACGGTCAGTGAGCCCTCGGAGCCCGAACCCGGACTGTCGACGGCGGTGTCGCTGTCACCCGATGACGAACTCGTCGCGGTGAACGGCTCGACGACGTTCGACGTGGTCGTCGAGAACGCCGACGGCGGCGTCGGCGCGTACAGCCTCGGCGTCTCGGTCGACGACACGTCGACCGCGACGATCTCCGAGATGTCGGCCGACGGCCCGCTCTCGGACGTCCAAGTCGCGGGCGACGGGAGTTCGGCGAGCGCCGACGTGGCGCTGCTCGATACCGACGACACCGGCTCCGTGACCGTCGCGACCGTGACCGTCGACGGCGAGTCCGACGGCGCGACCGACCTCGCGCTCGATGTCTCCAGTCTCGGCACCGAGTCCGGCGAGCCGTACGAGGTCACGGAGACCAACGGCGCGTCGCTCAGTGTCTCCGAGCTCGTGGTCGGCGCGTCCGAACAACCCGCGCAGGACCCCGACAACGACGGCGTCTACGAGGACGTGAACGGTGACGGCACCGTCGACGAACTGGACGTCCAGCTCCTGTTCGCCGAGCGGGACAGCGGCGTCGTCCAAGACTCGTCCGACGCCTTCGACTTCAACGGCGACGGCGAGTTCGACATTCTCGACGTGCAGACGCTCTACTACGAGGAGGTCGCCTGA